A single genomic interval of Tursiops truncatus isolate mTurTru1 chromosome 1, mTurTru1.mat.Y, whole genome shotgun sequence harbors:
- the S100A12 gene encoding protein S100-A12: MREVSSLEVKGDTCLIKTSLAQGSSPVLLPPHFCALRGECEVREMTKLEDHLEGIINIFHQYSIRLGDYDTLNKSELKKLITKELPNALKNTKDQPSIDKVFQELDADKDGQVTFEEFVVLVSRVLKTAHADIHKE, from the exons ATGAGAGAAGTTTCTTCACTCGAGGTCAAAGGTGACACCTGCCTTATAAAAACCTCCCTGGCTCAGGGCTCCTCACCAGTGCTGCTGCCTCCACACTTCTGTGCATTGAGGG GTGAATGCGAAGTTAGGGAGATGACGAAGCTGGAAGACCACCTGGAGGGAATCATCAACATCTTCCACCAGTACTCCATTCGGCTGGGGGATTATGACACCCTCAACAAGAGTGAGCTGAAGAAGCTGATCACAAAGGAACTTCCAAATGCCCTCAAG AACACCAAAGACCAACCTTCCATTGACAAAGTATTCCAAGAGCTGGATGCTGATAAAGATGGACAGGTCACCTTTGAGGAATTCGTAGTCCTGGTGTCCAGGGTGCTGAAGACTGCCCATGCTGATATCCACAAAGAGTAG
- the LOC101335451 gene encoding protein S100-A9 has protein sequence MADQLSQLESSIETIINIFHQYSIRLQPPDTLNKKEFKQLVKKELPNFLKKETKDDKAINEIMEDLDTDVDKELNFHEFSVLVGKLTEASHEEMHKTAPPGVGHRHGPGFGAGGSGHGHSHDNHGHSHGNHGHSH, from the exons ATGGCTGACCAACTGTCGCAGCTGGAAAGCAGCATAGAAACCATCATCAATATCTTCCACCAGTACTCTATACGGCTGCAGCCCCCGGACACCCTGAACAAGAAAGAATTCAAACAGCTGGTGAAAAAAGAGCTGCCAAACTTTCTCAAG AAGGAGACAAAGGATGACAAAGCCATAAACGAGATCATGGAGGACCtggacacagatgtagacaagGAGCTGAACTTCCACGAGTTCTCCGTGCTGGTGGGCAAGCTGACGGAAGCCTCCCACGAAGAGATGCACAAGACGGCGCCCCCAGGAGTAGGCCACAGGCACGGGCCAGGCTTCGGGGCAGGTGGTTCAGGCCACGGCCACAGCCATGACAATCACGGCCACAGCCATGGCAATCACGGCCACAGCCACTAA